From the Thermovirga lienii DSM 17291 genome, one window contains:
- a CDS encoding hypothetical protein (KEGG: aco:Amico_1472 hypothetical protein~SPTR: Putative uncharacterized protein), with protein MKRKIKKIVAVCGLFLALISGVASAVDLKDLIGVVGGGLIVSALGSQLNDFINTITFNKGVGTNEETKVVPIVSVGSGVAIGAAQVAGPKDAVAKVQAVAQLEVTFQDRIRIKVLIPIDSKNPLERFRRVQQVGVSAIIDYKL; from the coding sequence ATGAAGCGAAAGATTAAAAAGATCGTAGCAGTATGCGGCCTTTTCCTGGCCTTGATATCTGGAGTCGCCTCGGCCGTAGATTTAAAGGATCTGATTGGGGTCGTAGGTGGTGGACTCATTGTCAGTGCCCTGGGGAGCCAGCTGAACGACTTCATCAACACCATAACCTTCAACAAGGGAGTGGGGACCAACGAGGAGACCAAGGTGGTACCCATAGTGTCGGTGGGCAGTGGAGTTGCCATTGGTGCCGCCCAGGTGGCTGGTCCCAAGGACGCTGTTGCTAAGGTCCAGGCCGTGGCCCAGCTTGAGGTTACCTTTCAGGACAGGATAAGAATAAAGGTATTGATACCCATAGACTCCAAAAATCCTCTGGAGCGCTTCAGAAGGGTCCAGCAGGTAGGGGTATCGGCCATCATCGACTACAAGCTATAA
- a CDS encoding hypothetical protein (PFAM: Protein of unknown function (DUF1239)~KEGG: aco:Amico_1471 hypothetical protein~SPTR: Putative uncharacterized protein), with protein sequence MNWKKALPLVVLALSVLWAVMLYRDLNVTPGERKDKEVPDVTLEDVEVQRDISGDLWTLHAERAQRFGDKNNLELIKVKSVTKDGALWFMDAPRGTVTDDGKVAELWNVKGRAEKFNPPFSWKGKKAQWNQEGNCWLFPEGLSIEGRDFFAEGSLGVVEMSGKVTLEGGAYARWEDQR encoded by the coding sequence ATGAACTGGAAGAAAGCCTTACCGCTGGTTGTGCTAGCCCTTTCTGTCCTATGGGCCGTTATGCTCTACAGGGACCTCAATGTTACGCCAGGGGAACGAAAGGACAAAGAGGTTCCAGACGTGACCTTGGAGGATGTGGAGGTCCAGAGGGATATATCGGGGGACCTTTGGACCCTCCATGCGGAGAGGGCCCAACGCTTCGGGGACAAGAACAACCTTGAGTTGATAAAGGTAAAATCGGTCACGAAAGATGGCGCTCTGTGGTTCATGGACGCTCCCAGGGGCACGGTCACCGATGATGGCAAGGTGGCTGAACTTTGGAATGTGAAGGGACGGGCAGAAAAGTTCAATCCTCCCTTCAGCTGGAAGGGCAAGAAAGCCCAGTGGAACCAGGAGGGAAACTGTTGGCTTTTTCCCGAGGGGCTGTCCATTGAGGGCAGGGACTTTTTCGCGGAAGGATCTTTGGGTGTAGTAGAGATGAGTGGGAAGGTAACCTTGGAAGGTGGGGCGTACGCGAGATGGGAAGACCAGCGATGA
- a CDS encoding OstA family protein (PFAM: OstA-like protein~COGs: COG1452 Organic solvent tolerance protein OstA~InterPro IPR005653~KEGG: aco:Amico_1470 OstA family protein~PFAM: OstA family protein~SPTR: OstA family protein), whose product MGRPAMKIFLSFILVAAVMLVPTVVMASPNGEVVLEGDSVTYEQESGLAYAEGNVKIRYSDIRVWAVKASYDTRSSKVEALGTKESPIVIIQGAQRLEGQTLKLDLTTGEGTLTEAHGSYPAERGNVYAKGGVVATIKTKSLAEAGWVNKVPPISKIKSDRVYKWERTTLTTCPEPVPHYSLKTKKIIVFPGYRAVATKPRVYIKEHFLFTYPFDYIVPLTEKEEASPLMPTFVYDSDKGVGLSIGSVYKAGDVYGRWKAYYWSKKDFEGALQAYWAATSNLKLFAEGDYSWDSDRDEKRFRPKWGAVYDDGSWYARLWWSQAENVTVEKALGDTFKGTLWRKPEFEVRSPSYELESIKSKVTLRGLWGEYETSAYDGSDEVSIKRTALGASLSGGTSLGDVRPYWYASQWHYDYSGAGDTQDVTYVRAGVAWSLGKVDFASTWARRWVWGDSPMSWDDYSDSEAFYQKVSFPLSETWRATVRWGYNLRSEDLEEMYYRLGYSNNCCYRFSVEYRDDLTNENDDWAGFVFVLDAFPSNPFFFNTRTIQEFDK is encoded by the coding sequence ATGGGAAGACCAGCGATGAAGATTTTTTTGAGCTTTATCCTTGTGGCGGCTGTGATGCTTGTTCCGACTGTTGTGATGGCTTCTCCTAACGGTGAAGTGGTGCTTGAGGGAGACTCGGTCACGTACGAACAGGAATCAGGCTTAGCTTATGCTGAAGGAAACGTAAAGATAAGGTACTCTGACATACGAGTTTGGGCCGTCAAGGCATCATACGACACTCGGTCGAGCAAGGTTGAGGCTTTGGGAACCAAAGAAAGTCCCATCGTCATAATCCAGGGCGCCCAGCGCCTGGAGGGTCAAACCCTCAAACTGGACCTTACCACTGGCGAGGGAACCCTCACCGAAGCCCATGGAAGTTACCCTGCAGAAAGGGGCAACGTCTACGCCAAAGGTGGAGTGGTTGCCACCATAAAGACCAAATCCCTGGCGGAAGCTGGATGGGTGAATAAGGTCCCTCCTATTTCCAAGATAAAGAGTGACAGGGTCTACAAGTGGGAAAGGACTACCTTGACTACCTGTCCGGAGCCCGTTCCTCACTACAGTCTCAAGACAAAGAAGATCATAGTGTTCCCTGGCTACAGGGCTGTGGCCACAAAGCCCAGGGTGTACATCAAGGAGCATTTCCTCTTTACTTATCCTTTTGACTATATAGTTCCCCTAACAGAGAAAGAGGAAGCTTCTCCTCTTATGCCTACCTTTGTGTACGACTCTGACAAGGGCGTAGGTCTTTCCATAGGAAGCGTCTACAAGGCAGGGGATGTATACGGCAGATGGAAGGCTTACTACTGGTCGAAGAAAGATTTCGAGGGGGCACTGCAGGCCTATTGGGCAGCGACCAGTAATTTGAAGCTTTTCGCCGAAGGAGATTATAGTTGGGACTCCGACAGGGATGAAAAGCGATTCAGGCCCAAGTGGGGGGCCGTATACGACGACGGCAGTTGGTACGCAAGGCTTTGGTGGTCCCAGGCCGAGAATGTCACGGTCGAGAAGGCCCTGGGGGACACCTTCAAGGGAACGTTATGGAGGAAACCGGAGTTTGAGGTGCGAAGCCCTAGTTACGAGCTTGAGAGCATAAAGAGCAAGGTGACGTTGCGCGGCCTTTGGGGGGAGTATGAGACCTCTGCGTACGACGGAAGCGATGAAGTGTCCATAAAGCGCACAGCCTTGGGTGCGTCCCTTTCGGGAGGGACATCCCTTGGGGACGTAAGGCCTTATTGGTACGCCAGTCAGTGGCATTACGACTACAGTGGAGCTGGTGACACTCAGGACGTGACCTATGTCAGGGCTGGCGTGGCCTGGAGTTTAGGCAAGGTGGATTTCGCCAGTACTTGGGCGAGAAGGTGGGTATGGGGCGATTCTCCCATGTCCTGGGATGACTATTCAGATTCAGAGGCCTTCTACCAGAAGGTGTCCTTCCCCTTGAGTGAAACCTGGAGAGCTACGGTGCGTTGGGGGTATAACCTTAGGTCCGAGGATCTAGAGGAAATGTACTATCGCCTGGGATATTCCAACAACTGCTGCTACAGGTTCAGCGTGGAATACAGGGATGACCTGACCAACGAAAACGACGACTGGGCAGGATTTGTCTTCGTCCTGGACGCTTTCCCCAGCAATCCCTTCTTTTTCAACACTCGAACTATCCAGGAGTTCGATAAGTGA
- a CDS encoding D-alanine/D-alanine ligase (PFAM: D-ala D-ala ligase N-terminus; D-ala D-ala ligase C-terminus~TIGRFAM: D-alanine--D-alanine ligase~COGs: COG1181 D-alanine-D-alanine ligase and related ATP-grasp protein~InterProIPR011127: IPR011095: IPR005905: IPR011761: IPR 000291~KEGG: tai:Taci_1244 D-alanine/D-alanine ligase~PFAM: D-alanine--D-alanine ligase domain protein~PRIAM: D-alanine--D-alanine ligase~SPTR: D-alanine--D-alanine ligase;~TIGRFAM: D-alanine/D-alanine ligase) produces the protein MEMLKNVKIGVIYGGDSPEREVSLASGTAVLKALEELDLKVEPLLVSSALDAVSKVQSSRCDVFFVALHGSWGEDGRLQGALDLLGKKYTGSGHESCALAMDKRVSKAIFESCKIPTAPYVVLQRDKFLGNLNQKLEELLCLWQAVVVKPSGCGSTVGVTIARDVETICKGIREASQYDQVLLVEKYIPGREITVTVWEEEGKVEALPIVEIIPKEGFYDYRAKYTSGITRYQCPADLPDEVGARVKEVAVASHLALGCRVYSRVDIRLSEDGTPYVLEVNTAPGMTATSLVPKAASAMGWSFPELVARIVINSLRKYK, from the coding sequence ATGGAGATGCTTAAAAACGTGAAAATAGGGGTTATATACGGAGGGGATAGCCCAGAACGTGAAGTTTCCCTCGCAAGTGGTACGGCGGTACTTAAGGCGTTGGAGGAGCTTGATTTGAAAGTGGAGCCTCTTTTGGTTTCCTCTGCGCTTGATGCCGTGTCTAAAGTTCAGTCTTCAAGATGTGACGTTTTCTTTGTCGCCCTTCATGGCAGCTGGGGAGAGGACGGAAGGCTTCAGGGAGCCTTGGATCTTTTGGGCAAAAAATATACAGGGTCAGGACACGAAAGCTGCGCCCTCGCCATGGATAAAAGGGTGAGCAAGGCCATATTTGAAAGCTGCAAAATCCCAACAGCACCTTATGTCGTCCTCCAAAGGGACAAATTCCTGGGGAATCTGAACCAAAAGCTTGAGGAGCTTTTGTGCCTTTGGCAGGCAGTGGTTGTTAAGCCCTCGGGGTGTGGCAGCACGGTGGGTGTTACCATTGCCCGCGACGTTGAAACTATATGTAAGGGGATACGTGAGGCCAGCCAGTACGATCAGGTGCTTTTGGTTGAAAAATACATCCCCGGCAGGGAGATAACCGTGACAGTGTGGGAAGAGGAAGGGAAGGTAGAAGCCCTTCCGATCGTGGAGATCATACCGAAGGAAGGATTTTACGATTATAGGGCCAAGTACACTTCTGGGATCACTAGATATCAGTGTCCAGCGGATCTTCCTGATGAAGTGGGGGCTCGCGTAAAGGAAGTGGCTGTTGCATCCCACCTTGCACTGGGGTGTCGAGTTTACAGCAGGGTAGACATCCGGCTTTCGGAAGATGGAACACCTTACGTTCTGGAAGTGAACACTGCCCCCGGCATGACCGCCACCAGCTTGGTGCCTAAAGCAGCTAGTGCCATGGGGTGGTCCTTCCCTGAACTTGTAGCAAGAATAGTGATAAATTCCCTTAGAAAATATAAGTGA
- a CDS encoding transcription elongation factor GreA (PFAM: domain; Transcription elongation factor, GreA/GreB, C-term~TIGRFAM: transcription elongation factor GreA~COGs: COG0782 Transcription elongation factor~InterPro IPR001437: IPR006359: IPR018151~KEGG: tai:Taci_1242 transcription elongation factor GreA~PFAM: transcription elongation factor GreA/GreB domain-containing protein~SPTR: Transcription elongation factor;~TIGRFAM: transcription elongation factor GreA), with translation MTEQTLADYIVLTREGYEKLKAELVRLRSEGRQEISKMLEEARSFGDLSENAEYHAAKDAQAKLESRIQWLEYQLGKARIVDEADIDASKVSLGTTVTLLDLDTSKELKYTIVGSEEADPKAGKISVASPVGQAIIGKAPGEKVEVKVPKGIRKLMIKDIKV, from the coding sequence ATGACTGAACAGACTCTTGCCGATTACATAGTCCTAACCAGGGAAGGGTATGAAAAACTAAAGGCGGAGCTAGTAAGACTTAGAAGCGAGGGCAGGCAGGAAATATCCAAGATGCTGGAAGAGGCCCGCAGTTTCGGGGACCTCAGTGAAAACGCCGAGTACCACGCTGCAAAGGACGCCCAGGCAAAACTTGAAAGCAGAATCCAGTGGCTGGAATATCAGCTAGGCAAGGCGAGGATAGTCGACGAAGCAGACATTGACGCAAGCAAGGTGAGCTTGGGAACCACTGTCACCCTCCTGGACCTGGACACGTCAAAGGAACTTAAGTACACCATCGTAGGCTCGGAGGAGGCTGACCCCAAGGCGGGCAAGATTTCCGTCGCAAGCCCCGTAGGACAGGCCATAATAGGTAAAGCTCCAGGCGAAAAGGTGGAGGTCAAAGTCCCCAAGGGAATCAGAAAACTCATGATCAAGGACATAAAAGTCTAA
- a CDS encoding L-threonine synthase (PFAM: Pyridoxal-phosphate dependent enzyme~TIGRFAM: threonine synthase~COGs: COG0498 Threonine synthase~InterPro IPR001926: IPR004450: IPR000634~KEGG: tai:Taci_1241 threonine synthase~PFAM: Pyridoxal-5'-phosphate-dependent protein beta subunit~SPTR: Threonine synthase;~TIGRFAM: threonine synthase): protein MAGLLERYRKYFPITDDTPIETLGEGETPLVKLNKIGSELGVELYGKYEGANPTGSFKDRGMVLAMAKAAEGGAKAVICASTGNTSASAAAYAARFGLKCYVLLPAGKVALGKLSQALVYGAKVIAIRGNFDRALELARKASSEMGLAIVNSVNPYRLWGQRSGAWEVCDELGVSPDWMVLPVGNAGNITAYWTGFVQYKNEGKIKKVPQMVGIQAQGASPLVSGESFPNPETVATAIRIGHPVNGKKAAWAVRMSGGFFSAVSDEEILLAQKELASKEGVFAEPASCAPLAGLKKAKREGKLPEGIKVVMVLTGNGLKDPQVILSGQEEICEIDGDESQLREVLSQ, encoded by the coding sequence ATGGCTGGACTGCTCGAAAGGTACAGAAAATACTTTCCTATAACCGATGATACGCCTATCGAGACCTTGGGGGAGGGAGAAACGCCCCTAGTGAAACTCAATAAAATAGGCTCAGAGTTGGGAGTGGAGCTCTACGGGAAATATGAGGGCGCCAATCCTACAGGCTCCTTCAAGGATCGGGGCATGGTTTTGGCCATGGCCAAGGCAGCAGAAGGTGGGGCTAAGGCCGTGATATGTGCATCGACGGGGAACACTTCTGCCTCTGCTGCAGCCTATGCCGCAAGGTTTGGCCTTAAATGTTATGTTTTACTGCCCGCAGGCAAGGTTGCCTTGGGAAAGCTGTCCCAAGCTTTGGTGTATGGGGCTAAGGTCATAGCCATAAGGGGTAATTTCGACCGTGCGTTGGAACTGGCCAGGAAAGCCTCCAGCGAGATGGGGCTTGCCATAGTCAACTCGGTAAATCCATACAGGCTTTGGGGTCAGCGCAGCGGTGCTTGGGAGGTATGCGATGAACTTGGTGTTTCTCCAGATTGGATGGTGCTTCCCGTAGGGAACGCTGGAAACATAACGGCCTATTGGACTGGTTTCGTGCAGTACAAAAATGAGGGCAAGATAAAAAAGGTTCCCCAAATGGTGGGCATCCAGGCCCAGGGAGCCTCGCCCCTTGTTTCGGGTGAAAGTTTTCCGAATCCTGAGACCGTGGCAACTGCAATACGCATAGGGCATCCGGTGAACGGCAAGAAAGCTGCCTGGGCAGTCAGGATGTCCGGTGGGTTCTTTTCCGCCGTCTCCGATGAGGAGATACTCCTTGCCCAGAAAGAGCTGGCCTCAAAGGAGGGAGTTTTCGCAGAACCTGCTTCCTGCGCTCCCCTTGCAGGGCTCAAGAAGGCAAAGAGGGAGGGCAAACTTCCCGAGGGTATAAAGGTGGTTATGGTGTTGACTGGGAACGGCCTCAAAGATCCTCAGGTGATCCTTTCAGGTCAGGAGGAAATTTGTGAGATAGACGGTGACGAATCCCAGTTGAGGGAGGTGCTGAGCCAATGA
- a CDS encoding homoserine kinase (PFAM: GHMP kinases C terminal; GHMP kinases N terminal domain~TIGRFAM: homoserine kinase~COGs: COG0083 Homoserine kinase~InterPro IPR006204: IPR013750: IPR000870~KEGG: aco:Amico_0573 homoserine kinase~PFAM: GHMP kinase; GHMP kinase domain protein~SPTR: Homoserine kinase;~TIGRFAM: homoserine kinase), translated as MMEPIFRVKVPATSANLGSGFDTMGLALSLYNFYDVLALDEPGAYKVEVYGEGAAELEKADVNLIIKSYEQACSEWGMESPGLTIRCLNAIPFYRGLGSSASAIAGGVMIANALREDPLSVEELLPLMVRMEGHPDNIVPCCLGGMVVSCMNGTQLRYVRLPSPPKEISAVVAVPEVHVSTKDARQALPAQISHEDAVFSLNRAALLAASWAVGKWENLTWAMDDRLHQPFRAKLFPGGEEILEEVKKVRGCLGVAISGSGPSMLALTHGSPREVAEAMCRLFTKNNLRSRFFVLSVDEDGATIEKVAEEEEVVA; from the coding sequence ATGATGGAACCTATCTTCAGGGTGAAAGTTCCAGCCACTTCGGCCAATCTCGGTTCAGGTTTCGACACCATGGGCCTTGCTCTGAGTTTGTACAACTTCTACGACGTTCTGGCCCTTGATGAACCTGGAGCCTACAAGGTGGAGGTTTATGGAGAAGGGGCAGCTGAACTGGAGAAAGCAGACGTGAACCTGATAATAAAAAGCTACGAACAGGCCTGCAGCGAATGGGGCATGGAAAGCCCTGGGTTGACCATAAGATGCCTGAACGCTATCCCCTTCTATCGAGGGCTCGGAAGCAGCGCAAGCGCAATAGCCGGAGGGGTAATGATAGCCAACGCCCTCAGGGAGGATCCCTTGAGCGTTGAGGAGCTCCTTCCTCTCATGGTCAGGATGGAGGGGCATCCGGACAACATAGTTCCGTGCTGCCTTGGAGGCATGGTGGTAAGCTGCATGAACGGCACCCAGCTGCGCTATGTGAGGTTGCCGTCACCTCCAAAGGAGATAAGCGCGGTAGTTGCAGTCCCTGAAGTGCATGTGAGTACAAAGGACGCAAGGCAGGCCCTTCCCGCGCAGATAAGCCACGAGGACGCCGTCTTTTCCCTCAATAGGGCAGCCCTTCTTGCTGCTTCCTGGGCCGTAGGTAAGTGGGAAAACCTGACCTGGGCCATGGACGACAGGCTCCATCAGCCTTTCAGGGCCAAGCTCTTTCCAGGAGGCGAGGAGATACTGGAGGAGGTAAAGAAGGTCAGAGGGTGCCTTGGGGTAGCTATAAGCGGCTCTGGCCCCAGCATGCTTGCTCTCACTCACGGTTCGCCCCGGGAGGTAGCCGAGGCCATGTGCAGGCTTTTCACCAAGAACAACTTGCGGTCTCGTTTCTTTGTTTTATCTGTTGACGAAGATGGGGCCACCATAGAGAAGGTCGCAGAAGAGGAGGAGGTTGTGGCATGA
- a CDS encoding aspartate kinase (PFAM: ACT domain; Amino acid kinase family~TIGRFAM: aspartate kinase, monofunctional class; aspartate kinase~COGs: COG0527 Aspartokinase~InterPro IPR001048: IPR002912: IPR001341: IPR018042~KEGG: tai:Taci_1239 aspartate kinase~PFAM: aspartate/glutamate/uridylate kinase; amino acid-binding ACT domain protein~SPTR: Aspartokinase;~TIGRFAM: aspartate kinase) — translation MRLQVMKFGGSSVATPERMALVASKIKKFHQEVGRTVVVVSAMGDTTDRLLQLAREFCTASRHREIDQLVATGEQQSTALLAMALEREGLKAQSLSGALVGIKARGPYTDGRINGIDPKNVINILEDGAIPVVAGFQAVNEKGDIVTLGRGGSDLSAVALAAALDAEKCCIFTDVAGIYTADPRMVPAARKLEKISYEECMEMASMGAKVMQARSVELAERYDVPVYVASSFSEERGTWIVREDVKENFLVKAVASDTNVAKVALLGVPDVPGMAAEVFQALSSGGVSAEMIIQSVMRGQINDIAFLVKKESLGDAIDICRDIARKIKAQGVAFDTEIGKVSIIGAGITSHPEVPARMFAALASEGINLDMISSTALSITCVVGAKDVEKAAKTLHKVFIEEGK, via the coding sequence ATGAGGCTTCAGGTGATGAAGTTCGGAGGGTCCTCCGTAGCGACGCCAGAGAGGATGGCGCTGGTCGCATCGAAGATAAAAAAGTTTCATCAGGAAGTGGGTCGCACTGTAGTGGTAGTATCGGCGATGGGGGACACCACCGACAGACTGCTTCAACTTGCCAGAGAGTTCTGCACTGCATCCAGGCATAGGGAGATAGATCAGTTGGTAGCCACTGGAGAACAGCAGAGTACAGCCCTTTTGGCAATGGCCTTGGAAAGGGAGGGGTTAAAGGCTCAATCTCTCTCGGGGGCTTTAGTGGGTATAAAGGCCAGAGGTCCCTATACGGATGGCAGGATAAATGGTATAGATCCTAAAAACGTAATAAACATACTCGAAGATGGAGCGATTCCGGTCGTAGCAGGTTTTCAGGCTGTCAACGAAAAGGGAGACATCGTGACGTTGGGGAGGGGTGGATCGGACCTGTCTGCGGTAGCCTTGGCGGCGGCGCTGGATGCTGAAAAGTGCTGCATATTTACCGATGTAGCAGGGATTTACACCGCCGATCCGAGGATGGTGCCCGCTGCGAGGAAGTTGGAAAAAATATCTTACGAGGAGTGCATGGAGATGGCCTCCATGGGGGCCAAGGTGATGCAGGCAAGAAGTGTAGAACTAGCTGAAAGGTATGATGTGCCAGTCTACGTGGCTTCTAGCTTCAGTGAAGAGAGGGGGACATGGATCGTGCGAGAGGACGTAAAGGAAAACTTCTTGGTGAAAGCTGTAGCCAGCGATACTAACGTTGCCAAGGTGGCCCTTCTGGGCGTTCCTGATGTGCCGGGTATGGCGGCGGAGGTGTTTCAGGCCTTATCCTCCGGTGGGGTGAGTGCCGAAATGATCATACAGAGCGTGATGAGGGGGCAGATAAACGACATTGCTTTTTTGGTCAAAAAGGAAAGCCTTGGAGATGCCATAGATATCTGCCGAGATATAGCCAGAAAGATAAAAGCCCAAGGGGTGGCTTTCGACACGGAAATAGGCAAGGTCTCCATCATAGGAGCGGGCATAACGAGCCATCCCGAGGTGCCAGCACGGATGTTTGCTGCTCTTGCGTCCGAGGGGATAAACCTGGACATGATATCTTCAACGGCCTTGTCCATAACCTGTGTGGTGGGAGCCAAGGACGTGGAAAAAGCGGCCAAGACGCTCCACAAGGTCTTCATAGAGGAGGGTAAATAG
- a CDS encoding aspartate semialdehyde dehydrogenase (PFAM: Semialdehyde dehydrogenase, dimerisation domain; Semialdehyde dehydrogenase, NAD binding domain~TIGRFAM: aspartate-semialdehyde dehydrogenase (peptidoglycan organisms)~COGs: COG0136 Aspartate-semialdehyde dehydrogenase~InterPro IPR000534: IPR012280: IPR012080: IPR005986~KEGG: tai:Taci_1238 aspartate-semialdehyde dehydrogenase~PFAM: Semialdehyde dehydrogenase dimerisation region; Semialdehyde dehydrogenase NAD - binding~PRIAM: Aspartate-semialdehyde dehydrogenase~SPTR: Aspartate-semialdehyde dehydrogenase;~TIGRFAM: aspartate-semialdehyde dehydrogenase): MRVAVLGATGLVGSEMIKVLEERAFPVDELVPLASERSAGKEVFFKGKPYEVRAVEEGAFEGVDLALFSAGSGPSRKWAPVAVSKGAVVVDNSSAWRMEEDIPLVVPEVNPHALEGHKGIIANPNCATIQAVVALKPLHDFFGLEKVQVVTFQSVSGTGLEALDELKEGSLAVLEGSSPKNFLYPKPIAFNVLPHIGKIDERGISEEEYKMMNESKKIMELPELVVSCTAVRVPVFRGHSEAIVATFKEEPSLQDAFKALSEAPGVSLMDDPGCSYSVPSEAAGTDPVFVGRVRKEPLCERSLSLWVVADNIRKGAALNAVQIAEELIRKGLI, encoded by the coding sequence ATGAGGGTAGCGGTACTTGGGGCGACAGGTCTGGTAGGTTCGGAAATGATAAAGGTCCTCGAAGAGAGGGCTTTCCCGGTGGACGAACTGGTACCCTTGGCATCGGAGCGATCAGCGGGGAAAGAAGTATTTTTTAAGGGTAAGCCCTATGAAGTGAGGGCCGTGGAAGAAGGGGCTTTTGAAGGGGTAGACCTTGCTCTATTCTCCGCAGGGTCTGGCCCATCCCGGAAATGGGCTCCCGTAGCGGTCTCTAAGGGTGCCGTTGTGGTGGATAACAGTTCCGCATGGAGGATGGAGGAAGATATCCCCCTGGTGGTCCCTGAGGTGAACCCTCATGCCTTGGAGGGGCACAAAGGCATCATTGCCAATCCAAATTGTGCTACCATACAGGCCGTTGTGGCTTTGAAACCTCTCCATGATTTCTTTGGACTGGAAAAGGTGCAGGTGGTCACCTTCCAGTCGGTCTCCGGTACGGGGCTTGAAGCCCTTGACGAGCTCAAGGAAGGAAGCTTGGCGGTCCTTGAAGGCTCCTCTCCAAAAAACTTCCTCTACCCCAAACCGATAGCTTTTAACGTCCTGCCTCATATAGGCAAGATAGATGAGAGGGGAATAAGTGAGGAAGAATACAAGATGATGAACGAGTCAAAGAAGATAATGGAGCTTCCAGAACTTGTGGTCAGCTGCACCGCCGTAAGGGTTCCGGTCTTCAGGGGGCATTCTGAGGCCATAGTGGCTACCTTCAAAGAGGAACCTTCGTTGCAGGATGCCTTCAAGGCCCTCTCAGAGGCTCCGGGAGTTTCCCTTATGGATGACCCGGGGTGCTCCTACAGCGTGCCAAGTGAGGCGGCGGGAACGGACCCCGTCTTCGTTGGTAGGGTAAGGAAGGAACCCCTTTGTGAAAGGTCCCTGTCCCTGTGGGTGGTGGCGGACAACATAAGGAAAGGGGCGGCGCTTAACGCAGTCCAGATAGCAGAGGAACTCATAAGGAAAGGACTTATATAG